The DNA region cgggcccTCGCGCGAAAACCGACCGAAGAGGCCCGGCGGGTTGGGGGGAGGTGAGAGGGTCAGTAGAACTAATGGCAATCGAGAGACTTCCATTGGGTGGCTACGAATAGCGTGGGTTTTGTACTAAAGCGCTACGTCGTCGTACTACTGTGTACAGGGAGAGTCATGTAGTGGAGGCACACCTTTCCAACAGCCgcgcgggagagagagacacaaAAAGGCGGGCAgggacgaggcggtggcgcaCACATTGGTTCGAAGTTGAGGGGTATGAGGGTGGTAATGAAGCGCCGTCAATTTTTCGCTATCCTCGCTAAAAATAAGCTAcgtactacctaggtagaTAGATACCTACAAGCAGGCACGATGGGTCTTCAGTGAGTTCTGGACTCGGgtttggcggtggcgatTATAGATATTTGGTGTGTTTGGGAACTTGGGAGGTTGAGGTTGAAGGTCGACTCATGGGAGCAGGACGCTGAGGAGTTGTGGTGTAGTTGCCGCGCGCGTCGGACTTCGGGGATTCTGACCAGTGCCTCTACCGTGCGGCGCGGCATTTGTGTCGTCAGCTGACTTGGCCGCGCACGCAAAAAGCGTGTTGGCTGCAGCTGGGGATGCGAAATATATAGATTAGAGCGGGCGGGGGATGCGGTCGTTGCTATGTGGCACAGGGACGCCGTTACGCCGCTTGGGCGgtggtcggcgtcgtcgacgtcggcggtCCGGGTCGatctggctggcctggcgaCAATGGCAGTGAGGGAGGCCCTGAAGACCTGAAGCCAGTTGGGAGTGGGGAGGCCTTTGTCTTCCCCGACTCTCCATTATCACCACTCTCGGCactctcctcgtcgccagcaccctcagcgggcggcggcgacggtgacgactGCTGCCGCGTACCGAGGCACAAATCGACGTCGAGAGCCCTCAAcctcgccctggcctgcTCCCCGAGGTTTCTGTCGACGACCCTCCttgcgcgggcgtcgaggtcctgGATGCGAcgcgccagctcggcgagccccGCCCAGCCGACGACGTTCTTGGCCGCTGGGTtccaggcgctggcggcggcgcagacgcagTTCatctcgagctcgagcacAGCGCGGCACAGGCGCGCGGCCGTGTCACGCACGCGGCCCCTCTGCGTCtggaacgacgacgacgggctgggcgtcgcggACCACTGGTTCGAGTCGAGCAGGGTGGAAGCGAGGTGCGTGTACCAGGGGATGCGCCCGATGGCGCGGTCGAGGGCAGCGcggagctcggcgcgctgtAGGATtgggtcgaggaggagctgtgGGCAAGGCGAGAGTCAGCGTGAGTGATgagggcgcgcagctcttaggcgggagggaggtgTAGTAGGTAGGACGTTCAAGGCACAGACAGCGGCCCCCGAGGAGTGCTTTTACTTACAGGTGTCAGCGTGCAAAAGCCCGCCCAGGCGACGGCCCCCGAGGACGGGTACTCGGGCATGACGCTCTCgaccttgtccttggcctcATCGAgcatgcgccgcgccaggtcctcgtcaggtacctgctgctgctgttgctgctgttgctggctcgccgccgccgccgtcttggacCCTCGCCGCTTGCGCAGTCCCGCGGCGGATatggcgcgcagcagctcgagacgctgctcggccgacttgccctcgagcgcggAGCTGTTGAGCCCGCCCGACTTGAGcccgtcgggcagctcctggctgatgatggcctcgtaGACGTGGACGAGCCCGGCCGTGGAGGGGTTGTTGCGGAGGGCATCGTAGACCTCGTTCCAGAGCTCGAGCGTCTCTGCCGTTTCCTTTAttggctgccgctgctgttgttTTTGTTGCTGCGAGGCGTGATGGTGGCTCTTGCagctgctgccaccgccgccgcgcgacgaggcgggtgACGTGGAGGCCCGTCGAGGGGGTCGGATGATGAAGGACggggcgcgcgaggaggaggaggaggggggggccggcggttgggcggcggcgcagtacTCGTCGGACTCGtaggcggaggaggagggcgtgatggcgccgctggcgggtTGGGAgtgaagctgctgctgctgctgctgctgttgcggtCGTTGGCcgttgctggcgctgcgaaagcggccgacgagcttgcGGATCGGGttgtgatggtggtgatgatgatggtgatggtggtgcggcgttggcggtgATTGGGGTCGAGGCAGTGGTGGTCCGGCTGCGGGGAGGGGCAGCCCCTTGTTTGCGTCAAGAACGCTCATTGTGTCTCTTGCACGAACGGTGGTTTGTGCCGTCGACGATATGATGGCTGGACACACGGCGagaccaagaagaaggcggtgACAACGAGGACGGGCGATTTGATTTTGGCAGTaccgggcggcagcgcaggGCCGTAAGAGAGGAAGCGACGGGGCTTATAGATCCCGCGAGCTTTTACGTACGTGACATTTGCTCACCACCACAAgcacccacccacccccctcccccaatGCGATGAGGAGGCACCAAGGGTCCTGCTTCCCATTCCATCGCCCCATGAACCCACACTTGTTGGACCGGGGgcgcgccctcgctcgctcgatCCTCGTGggagtgagtgtgtgtgtgtcgggGAACTGAACGCCACcatgggctgggctgggccgaTCCCACAATTTCTTTGCCAGTAACTGCTTATCTCTCCCCCCACTTGGCGGATGTAACCGCCTGCGGATGGGGGACGATTCCCCATGCCATCGTCATGACTTgatcgccggcggcatggcgggcgaaTTGCTCTTGGTGCTGCTTGGCCCTCATCCTGTAGCTACTAGCTGCCTTGGCTCGTTTGTCATCTGTTGGGTGTTGAGGTTGTTACTACATACGAATACACGCACTCAGGTATGATGtgcgatggatggatggtatGGGTGGACAAACAGGTACCAATCGCCCCACAAGCAAGGAAACGCACGCACGTCACACAGCGCATCAACTGCTCAATCAAGGAAGCAAAGGGGAGTCCAAACCATTTGAGGGTTCGTGCGGCCGTTGGGCCGTCTGGTCGTTGCGCTGCGATCAAACGGttgcctggcggcggcgacgggacggACGTCTTTGCTACCGTGCATGTTGTGTCGTGCATATGCCGCAGTGGGAATATCTGCAGTTGGCTGATATGCGCAGCGCATGAATCACCTTGATCGCCTAGGTATGgacatgtgtgtgtgtgtgtgtgtgtgtgtgtgtgtgtgtgctaCGGACCAAGTTTGATTACCTGAGTACCCAGACTTgccagaagggggggggcagatGCCAGGACCAACAACGACCGGTCTCGTCTGTTCATCGCTCGTGAGTCGACAAGATCGGGACATCGCGAGAGACATCAATCGCGAGCTCGCCCCAGTGGATGATCTCGGCAAGTCATGTTTATTGGGCAAGTATAAAAAACCAGTTCCAATATATCCCACCTGGAGAGGCGATCATCAGCTGGGGATGGCACGAACCCGCaggggcaaggcaaggtaagGATGCAACTACCGGAGCACAGCAGggctgcaggcaggcaaggcacgCATCATCAGCTCGGTTCCCAGCTGAACTGACGACAACCCATCCCATAACATCCACTTTCGTCACAGCGGGGgtgggcatcatcaccatcgtcactCATCAGGCATTCTGGTCCGCCTGGCCGCATACCCGCCTTTCTGCAGTCGAGGGGATCCATGCTGGCCATGCCGTCCCAACAGACAGTCTCACCTAGAGTCCTCACCCTCCAGCGCTTGCCCCGCGCAGATTCagggtcgtcgccgacgtcccTACCTTGGTGTCGTCCGCCACGCCAACGTCCTCATTGATTGCCACCATTGGTTATTACGTAGAATGCTATTTCAGGCTCCGCCACCAGATTCAAGCCCTCTTATGGTGTGCGCCAAGGCAAGCTCACGCGCTCCCCCCCCAACGCCAATTTTTGCGCGCCATCCCTCTCACTCGTCTCTGCCTCAGACAAGGCGCCGCGGTCTAGGCTCTCGGCGAGAACCGAAGGCTTGTCCtcgcgagggcgcggcgtcggtgcggcgtcggcaacTATAAATGTTAGATTTGAGTGTATGTATGATGGAGGAATGACATGACAGCAGGCGCTGGGTCTGGCCCTGGAGAGAGGTACAGTAACTAATGACTTAGTGGGTGGGAGTGGCTATTAGCTTCGCACCTTCAACTCGCTGTGGCCTGACAATGCTTAGCGCTCGCTCGGTCGCTCATCAGTGCGTGACACGCACGATAAAATCGAGTCAGGCAGACGGTGGCACTTGCACAACATTTCGGCAAGATGAGATTAGGTGCACATGTGTGACAGGTAAGCAGAGGCTCATCATGGTGAAAGGTCAGCAAACGAATGGGCAGGCTGGCGTCCAACACGGCCCAGGTGCGATTAGCTGTCGGGAGTCCCAGATAGGCAGGCGGGTTCCATCAACCCATAATCTATAGTCTGGCGCGCCTCCCTTACCCAGGCCGACGGCAGACTTACAATATCCTGGACCGTCCGCGATCGGCACGCCAAatcgccagcgccagccagcgccctGTCCCACGGGGCAGGCACCGAAATGCACTCGGATCTGCGGGTCAAACGCGCAGTGCTTCATCATCCCagtgctgcggctgcggtcCAACCACCAAGCGAGCCCCGCCAGGCACAGTCCCCGTGGCACAACAGCTTGTGCCGAGCGCTGATGCGACGGAAAGTCTTGCGCGCAGGGAAAGATTccagatggccgccgcgagatCGGCGGGGCGATCGACAAGGCAGGCAAGATTGGGATACACGAGCAGTGCGATATATACTGCAGGTCCACGTACCTTGTCCATGGATGGACGACGGCGCTTCACCCATCGCCGGGGATTGACTTCCTGGTGACTAGTACAAGATCCGATGCTGCCTTTCGCTCTGCTCGGGGGCTTTATAGGCACATCGATCCTCATACCAGAGAGGAGAACTTGTTTAGTAGTCTTGTGCTGCAGTTCCGGCGCTGGGACCTAAACGTCGTTCACCATTCGTCTCCCAACGGCCGCCTGTATCCTCGCTGACCCATTCACTGCTCTACGTCGGTGCAGGAGCCATCCGACTGCGGTTCGACGAACTTGGTCCTGCTactcctgctcctgctcctgctcctcctcgtcttcctcctccgaAGACCCGGCACCTGCAGGCACGCGGGATCGAAAGTCCCAGCTCGCGAACCGAATCCTCGGCTGCGTTACCACCACGCGTTAGGAGTTTCCGCCAGAcacaaagcagcagcagcgggccaTCAAGGGGACTGtgcatcatccatcatctgCGGAaacccctcccctctccgcTTTCTTCGTCTCCTTCGGTACCCAAGCTcgtttcttcttcttcttcttcttcttctccccccccccccctgccctcTAGGCACCTCCGACATCTCGGCCCGTTTTCTTGGACCTGTGCTGCTTGTGTGCCCGGACCTTTAAGCAGCCTGCGCTTGCTGTTCCAAttcgtcctcgacgggtGCGGGACTCCATCGACACGGCTGTCCGCACACTCGTTCATCgattcgtcgtcgcgggcacTTCTTTCTGCCTTGCCTCCCAGCCCCGTCACTCCTCttgcgctcgctcgctttcTCTGGCAAGGGGGGCAGCACCCTTGGGAAGACACTCGTTCGCCGCATCCTGGTTACAGCCGTGCGGTCCGTAGTACAAGCGACATTACAGAACCGATTTCAGACTTGGTGTGGCTTATCGTCTTTCTGGCGTCCTTGCACTCGGGTatctctccctctctctctgcctaCTCCATTACGAGcaagggaaaaaaaagcccgccgccaccatgttcGCCTCGGCGCTCGGCCTCCTGATGCTCGCCGTGAGCTGGGTCCTCCCCATGGCCACCTTCGGATcccccatcatcaacacGTCCAGCCTGTCGTGGACCCCGGCCGCGGACCACCAGACGACCTGCGAGAGCCCCGCTACGTTTGCCTCGGACCCGACCCTCGAGCCCGCCAACTGGCGCGAGTGTGCCGCGCTATACTCGTCCTGGGCTGTTGAAAATGGCACTTTTCGCCTCTTtccggagcggcggcagacggagaaggaggagcagtccagcggcagtggcggcgatggcggtggcggcaatgGCGAGAACATTGATGGAttcgtcgtgctgctgcacgaAACGGATtgcgtcctcgccgtgcgGCCCATGGATCCGGCCAAGGCgcccttcgtcgtcggcgataGGGACATCAACATGCTCCTCGAAGAGAGCCTGAAGAAGTTTTCGCGCGGCACCGAGCTGGCCGTCTCCGGAGTCGTCAAGtgcgccgacgcgggcggcgagaaggcGGGCTTGATGTGGCAGCTATCCAAGGCGGCAAAATAAGTGTGCATTTCATTTCTTGGGGCTGAGAGCGCGCGCAAATGTACGATAAAGAAGAGTTGATGCCATGAAAAGGCGGTTATTGCGGCCATGCGGAATGCTGCTGAGAGGGCGTATGCTATTATTCGTGCGATCAGTTTCATGCTTGTACACGTACGTAGTTCCGAATTGGCGTGCCCCAAGGCTATTTTAGTCAGAAATATTTCGCCCAAGCTGTCGACTTCGAGCCTTTTCAGTCACTGCCAACGGACACTGGTCTCTAGAAGTATCAGCAAGTAACTTGTCCTCAATAGAAACAATGTCAATTTAATACGAAAGCAACACTAAGAAGTTTTAGTAACAGCAGAAAATGATTCCTACTCCCTTCACGGATCCGCCTCTTGAAATCTTCCATGTCGTGAAACTGAAGCTGCAAGTCTGACTTTGCGTTGCATCTTCATCCTGTTCATCGATTCGGGCAAGCCTAGCCCATCTGTTCGCTTGCCGCGTCCTCGATCAACTCGACAGATGACGCGCAGGTCTCAGCGATAAGCTTCAGATCGTCCTTCAGAGATCTGTGCATCTGCGTTCGAATGTGTTGGCGCGGACAGCTCCGTCAATCCCGACTGGGGACAGAGTACATACCGTCAGGACAAGTGCGAGTGTTCCCCGAAATATCTCCTCTCGTCTCTCGTTCAGTCGTTTGAACTGATCATCGATCTCGTCATCGGTACCGGACATAAAGAATCGCATTGTTGGGAGAATGTCAAGTTCCGGCATTATGTATCGAATTGACACTTCTTTGTAGATTTGGGAGGCTCTGGTGGCAAAGACGAGCTTTGCCATCATCTCAAAGGCGCGATCCCGGAGAAGCTGTAGGGTTAGCTAGCACTTTACACTTGGCCACTCTGCTTATGAAACGTTCGATTACCTTTTCGATCTCTGGATCTACTGTATCCTCATGCCTGTCTGCTATTCCATGAACCGCTGTACCGTCTTGGGCTATGCTTTCCATGATGTCTTTCATCTGGTCAATGAAGTCGATAAAGTTCAGAATCTGGATCTGTAACTGGGATACGTGATAGAGTGAGTCCTGAACGATTTTGACAACCTGAGCCTGGTAGGGTTGTCAACAGTCACGACATACCACCGACCTGCGGTATACTAGGGACAAGGCCACTTACCAGGTTGCTTTTCTCAGAGGATAGTCTCAGAAGCGTAGCCTGCAAGCGCGTAGCCTCGGCTGTTATCCTGCTAGTGTTCATTGCTCGTTCGGCGCATTGGTCTTCCAACCTGGATAATTCACTTCTCAGTAGTGAGTAGTGAGCCAATGCAATGCCTACGTCTGCTGCGACGCCAACACCACTCAACATGGCAGCGCCCGCTGATACTGCGGTAGCTACGAATCCTGCGCCTTCGCTAGCAGCACTGACACCAGCAGCTATATGGCCATGTTATTTTTTCCTTTGATTTGAGGCTGAGGTGTGGCCCAGGATGCTCTGAACATGAACTCACCTAGTGTAGTAGCGTTCTGCTCATACCACTCCTTGCTGGGTTTCACACCCCAGATCCTCGCGTGATGTTCTTCGGGCCTCTGTTCTTCCAGGGCCTGCGCTTCTTCCTGCAGCTTCTTGGTAGTCTCACTCTCATGAAGCACGGCCTCGATTCCGGCAGCCCGTTGTGCGTTTTGCGCTGCCGAGCCAGTCCTGAGACACAATGGACTGATGCGTCTACCAAAGCAAGCTTTCATGAAGGGCCTGCGCGCGAACTTGGATGATCCATAATGCCGAGACGTCGGTTCGAACGACCCTTCGAGGGCGCATCTCAACGTCTATCTAAAACTTCGAGAATGGCTTCTGATCCTAGACAACAGAGACCATGACGATCATATATGGAGCGAACTGTACCTTTGGGGGGGACCGCTCAAGCATCCTCATGACAGTCGGAACGCCAGCCTTTCATGCTGTGTGCAGTCCAGTCGGACGATCCGCAGCGAACTGCTCGACAAGCACAGGCCTAGTGAATTTTATGGAGTGCCGGTATAAGCCACAAAAATGAAGGGCGCACCGCCGATATTGACACCTCTTCGTACTCAAGTCGCCCAGACACTATACAGCTTTTCCCTGGTCCTtcagcatggcggcgagcgtaACCCAGTCAGGGATAATGGTGGCCACTAACTGGATCTTAGCAGCGCGTGGATAGGTTCAGGTTGATTTGATGCTTAGCTATTTCAACTTCCCCTCAGGGTGTGCTTGCCCCTGTGAACGCAACTGTGACAATTTCAGTGAACTGGAGGGGGGATACTTCTCGAGTGTTAAAAAAGTACGTGGCGGTGCGTGATGCGGACGGCTGGCCGAGTACGATGATTGCGATAGGGATAGCGGGTGCTTGGCATGCTATTGACAAGGCGTGGATGACATGGAAATATTGCGCAAGCTCAGCACCGGACCCAGGTGTCTTTCTGCACCTCGCTCAATATCACGGCCGTCAGTCACTTCATCATGGACCTGCCACTACGCTATTCATCTTCCAACGGTACCGTCCGGTGGACCAAATTGGGAGCCGGCCCGCCCCTTGTCTTCACTCATGGGACGCCCTGGTCGTCCTTTGTATGGCGGgacatcgccgacgccttcACGTCCACACATACGGTCTACCTCTGGGACATGCCGGGTTACGGGCGCTCGGACAAATACGATGGGCAGGACGTCTCTCTGGGCGCCCAGGGTAAGCTCTTTGCAGAGCTACTCGCGCACTGGCGCTCAGAgcagcaggggcagcagcaggagcagcagcaatgggttcccatcgtcatcgcgcACGAttttggcggcgccgtggccctgCGCGCGCACCTTCTTCACGGAGCGCGATACGCAGCGCTCGCGCTCGTGGATCccgtcgcggtcgcgccCTGGGGCTCGCCCTTCTTCCGGCTCGTGGGCGCGCACGCCGGCGTGTTTGCGCAGCTGCCGGCGAACCTGCACGGCGCGCTGGTGAGGGAGTACATCTCCGGCGCGAGCCACGCGGGCCTACGGGCTGAGAcgctggaggcgctggccaagccgtggtgcgacggcgacggccaagcGGCGTTTTACCGGCAGATTCAGCAGGCGGACGAGCGGTTCACGACGGAGCTGGAGGGCCGGTATGGGGAGGTGccgctggcgatggtgatggccgAGGATGGGACGGGGGAAAGCGAGGATGGGAGCAACGGGAAGAGTCGGACAcggcgggtgctgctggtaTGGGGGACGGAGGATTCGTGGGTGCCGgtggagagggggagggagctgAAGcgcatgatgggcggcgaagaaggggcggtggtgctgaGGGAGATTGAGGGCGCGGGACACTTGGTGCAGATGGACAGGCCGGCGCAGCTGACGGGCGTCTTGATGGAGTTTGTGAGCGCTCttagtggtggtggtgttggtaACGGTCtgagacgaggaggaggaggagtgtGATGCTCGAGTGGTGTTTTGGTTGTTTGTGTGCGTTCAACATAACGAGTGTCTCGCGTGTAAGTTGGCGCCCAtccggccgccgacgaaggTTGCAGCATGCTGTCCCCTCGCCCGCATGTCCTGAAACGACACGATGATAAGCCGTAAATGGCACCATGGCTTGCTGCATGTACCGACCGCATCGCCCGCGCATTACAGTGCATTAGTATAGCATAGTAGGTGTAGCCAAAATCTATTCTGGGTCCCAAGAGAAAGAGCCTCGATATAGATTTGCAGGCGCCACGATACGGATGCAGCGTGAAATGCACATCTCCCAGCATCTCAACGACTCATGGCTCGGCATTAGCGATTGGAGAGAGGCCGTCGCCTCAACTGCG from Purpureocillium takamizusanense chromosome 3, complete sequence includes:
- a CDS encoding uncharacterized protein (EggNog:ENOG503PUW3) — its product is MKACFGRRISPLCLRTGSAAQNAQRAAGIEAVLHESETTKKLQEEAQALEEQRPEEHHARIWGVKPSKEWYEQNATTLAAGVSAASEGAGFVATAVSAGAAMLSGVGVAADVGIALAHYSLLRSELSRLEDQCAERAMNTSRITAEATRLQATLLRLSSEKSNLAQVVKIVQDSLYHVSQLQIQILNFIDFIDQMKDIMESIAQDGTAVHGIADRHEDTVDPEIEKLLRDRAFEMMAKLVFATRASQIYKEVSIRYIMPELDILPTMRFFMSGTDDEIDDQFKRLNERREEIFRGTLALVLTMHRSLKDDLKLIAETCASSVELIEDAASEQMG
- a CDS encoding uncharacterized protein (EggNog:ENOG503PRIY~SECRETED:SignalP(1-23~SECRETED:cutsite=TFG-SP~SECRETED:prob=0.8218)~COG:S) — encoded protein: MFASALGLLMLAVSWVLPMATFGSPIINTSSLSWTPAADHQTTCESPATFASDPTLEPANWRECAALYSSWAVENGTFRLFPERRQTEKEEQSSGSGGDGGGGNGENIDGFVVLLHETDCVLAVRPMDPAKAPFVVGDRDINMLLEESLKKFSRGTELAVSGVVKCADAGGEKAGLMWQLSKAAK
- a CDS encoding uncharacterized protein (EggNog:ENOG503PARX~COG:S), which translates into the protein MSVLDANKGLPLPAAGPPLPRPQSPPTPHHHHHHHHHHHNPIRKLVGRFRSASNGQRPQQQQQQQQLHSQPASGAITPSSSAYESDEYCAAAQPPAPPSSSSSRAPSFIIRPPRRASTSPASSRGGGGSSCKSHHHASQQQKQQQRQPIKETAETLELWNEVYDALRNNPSTAGLVHVYEAIISQELPDGLKSGGLNSSALEGKSAEQRLELLRAISAAGLRKRRGSKTAAAASQQQQQQQQQVPDEDLARRMLDEAKDKVESVMPEYPSSGAVAWAGFCTLTPLLLDPILQRAELRAALDRAIGRIPWYTHLASTLLDSNQWSATPSPSSSFQTQRGRVRDTAARLCRAVLELEMNCVCAAASAWNPAAKNVVGWAGLAELARRIQDLDARARRVVDRNLGEQARARLRALDVDLCLGTRQQSSPSPPPAEGAGDEESAESGDNGESGKTKASPLPTGFRSSGPPSLPLSPGQPDRPGPPTSTTPTTAQAA
- a CDS encoding uncharacterized protein (EggNog:ENOG502GJ78~COG:I), which gives rise to MDLPLRYSSSNGTVRWTKLGAGPPLVFTHGTPWSSFVWRDIADAFTSTHTVYLWDMPGYGRSDKYDGQDVSLGAQGKLFAELLAHWRSEQQGQQQEQQQWVPIVIAHDFGGAVALRAHLLHGARYAALALVDPVAVAPWGSPFFRLVGAHAGVFAQLPANLHGALVREYISGASHAGLRAETLEALAKPWCDGDGQAAFYRQIQQADERFTTELEGRYGEVPLAMVMAEDGTGESEDGSNGKSRTRRVLLVWGTEDSWVPVERGRELKRMMGGEEGAVVLREIEGAGHLVQMDRPAQLTGVLMEFVSALSGGGVGNGLRRGGGGV